In Oncorhynchus masou masou isolate Uvic2021 chromosome 31, UVic_Omas_1.1, whole genome shotgun sequence, the sequence caagacaaaagatttaagtgcctttgaatggggtacagtagtaggtgccaggcgcaccggtttgaaggtgtcaagaactgcaacactgctgggtttttcatgctcaacagtttcccctgtgtatcaagaatggttcaccacccaaaagacatccagcaaacttgacacaaatgtgggaCCATTTGggatcaacatgggccagcatcccggtgGAACGctatcgacaccttgtagagtccatgccacaacgaattgaggcagttctgaggacaaaagggggGTGGAacgcaatattaggaaggtgtacctaatgttttgtatactcagtgtatatcctGGGTGACAAATTATTTGTATTTTCTCTGTGGACCCATTTTCTGAAAGAGGAAAAgtgaacacacaggaacacagaatGAAAAGCCCAGACCACCAGTGTTGTTCGACCACAGTCCTCAGCTATAATAACAAAACACTCGAGTTTGGGCTCACTTGAGAGGGAGCTAGAACACAGATAACAGCTTTAGCCAATCTGTTCCTTTCATCACATTTGTGGAATGCTCACCCCACTGGGTAGCAGGTATGTGGGCCTGCTAAAGGCCAGGCTGGTGGGGATCACATGATCACATGACCTGGCTGTCAGGCAGgcatagaaagagagaggcagctcccaggctctctctggctctgctgTGTGAATACTGCTGATCAGCGCTGCCTGCTAGTGGGAGTACAGAGAGATGCAGCCTTCCCTGAGGGGTTCCCTCTTCTACAAACAACCTCTGATTTACTGATCAAACTGTTACTCAGCGTTATATAAGACGATACAGGACAGCTGTCACCGTGGTAGCAGAACAGAAAACAATGTTTCCATTACCATGGAAAAACAGCTGCATGACCTTCTCACCTCATCACCATCTCCTCAGGATACTGATTTGATTGGCTTCCACAGCTTAACATCAGATCATTTGTATTGCATGAGACTGTGTTAAGTCCTTATGAAAAGGTGATCCTCAATCTGCCCTCAGCGATAATGGTAAAAATAgccttttctcactctctctttccaacAGGCTGAGTGACTCACCAGAAGAGCAATCGATGTAAGTGGGAAAACAGTGTGTTACCGGAGGTCATCATAGGGAGGTAGTCATAGGTTAAATGAACGCACACTCTTAACATGTATATGGAGGATGTACTCACAGACATTCCCTGTATTGTCAAAACTGTTGAGAACCTCATTCACTCTGATGGGCCCGAGGTTATCTCTGGAAATGAATGAGAGAGTAATATgattatacagtgtgtgtgtaagcTACACGGTGCTTGGCTTAAACACAGGACAAGGATCTCAAACCCACCTGAGAAAGGCACTGAACTCTGGGAAGGAAGCACTTGTGTATTCCACCCACTGGCCTTCGGAGGGGTCATCGGTCTCTTGGTGCATGACACTGGTTTTGTTGAACAGGTTGAAGGAGGAGAATCTCCGGACAGACACCTGCTTGACCTCCGAGTCTGCACTGTCCAGCTGTTTCTGTCTCAGCACCTGAGGGAGTGGGAGATATAGCAACTGTCAAACCACACAACCTGACCTGCTTTAAAAACACCACCTCA encodes:
- the LOC135524911 gene encoding calmodulin-lysine N-methyltransferase-like, giving the protein MEGKLTGEPEKCKYHESPLPSLPENKEKELTTNHQSNRDPNCGTDVARARWTLLRQVLRQKQLDSADSEVKQVSVRRFSSFNLFNKTSVMHQETDDPSEGQWVEYTSASFPEFSAFLRDNLGPIRVNEVLNSFDNTGNVCQAL